The sequence ACTCGACAGTGGACCCCTGGCCGTCGACGCCCCGATCGTTCTCGCGCCCTGACCGACACACCGACCGGCAAATCCGCACCCGGCGGTCACCGTCCGTCGATGCTGTCTTAGCTTTGGCTTAGCCCGCTTGTCGGTACGCGCCCAGGTCCGGCAGCATCGCCGTCGTGACGGACGGAAGCGCTGTCGACATCAACATCGACCTGGACCACCCTCCAGAGGACCGGCCCGCGCCGCCGTCCGGCGCGAAGCCCTGGCTGATCGCCACCGGCGTCACAGTCCTCGCGGCGACGCTGGGGCTCACCCTCACCCTGCGCTCCGGCTCCACCCCGGCCTGCGCCGCCGGCCGGACGCTCGCCGCCGCCCCGCCCACCGGCAACGCCACACACAGCGGCAAGGCCACCTTCTACGACTCCAAGGGCGCCGGCGGCAACTGCTCCAACCCGGCGGCCCCGGCCAACCGGCTCTACGTCGCGCTCGGTCCGACGGAATACTCCGCCGGTGCCGCCTGCGGCGGATTCCTCGACGTCGTCGGCCCGAAGGGCACCGTCCGGGTGCTCATCATGGACCAGTGCCCGGAGTGCGAGCCTGGCCACCTCGACCTGTCCCGCGAGGCGTTCGCCCGGATCGCCGACCCGGTCCAGGGCCTCGTGCCGGTCACCTACCGTGCTGTGGTCAACCCGCCGCTGCCCGGACCACTCACCTTCCGGATCAAGGAGGGCGCGTCGCAGTGGTGGTTCGCCGTGCGCGTCGGCAACCACGGCAACCCGCTGCGGTCCGTCGAGGTCCGGCAGGGTGACAGCGACCCCTGGCAGTCGGCCGCCCGGCAGGACTACAACTACTGGCTGATCGCCTCCGGCGCCGGGCCGGGCCCGTTCACCATCCGGGTCACCGACGTGTACGGCAACCGGGCCACCGTCGGCGGCATTCGGATGGCACCGGGCAAGGTGCAGAACAGCACGGTCCGGATGTACACACCGGGCGGCGGGGCGGGCACTCGGCGTTCGTCCGCGTCGACCCGGCCACCGAGCAACCGACCCGCCGTCACGCCGACGCCGACCCGTCGCCCGGTCGAGGTGGCCCGGACGAGCCCGCCGGCCACCGACCCGCCGACCACCAGCTCGGCCCGGGCGAACGCCCGGTGGTGCGCGGGCTGACCGCTCAGTCGGCCACCGTCAGATCGAACCACATCAGAATCTCGTCCCGGTCGTCATCGGGGGCCACCCGCAACGCGCCCGGCAGTCGGCCGATCTCCCGGTACCCGAGGCGACCGTAGAACTTGTCCAACCCCAGGCCGTCGCGCACCGTGACGTGCAGCGCCTCGTAACCGAACGCCCTGCCGAGCCGGGCGGCCTCCACCATCAGCGCCGAGCCGTAGCCGGTGCCCTGGGTGTCTGGACGGACCATCACCCGCTTCACCACACACCAGTGCGCCTTGAGTGGGAACCGGTTGTCACCGAAGATCAACATGGCCGCCAGTCGGTCCCCGGAGTAGCCGACGAGCAGGCGGTCCGGTCCGTCGGCGATACCGGCGAAGGTCGGATCGGCGGTGACGTGCACATCGGCGGCGGTGACCGGAGGCACGAAACCGACAGCGCCGCCTGCGTTGCTGACGTCCACCCAGAGGTCGACGATCTCGGCACGCAGCTGCGGGGTCAGGTCGGGGTCGAGGACGAAGCGCAGACTCACGCTCGCCATCCTGACCCGAGGACCAGGCCCAAGACCCGCGACAGTGACGCGCCCGACAACCAGGCCCGCGACAGTGACGAGCCCGAGCGCCGCGCGCCGGCACTCGGTGCGTGTTGACCTGTGCGGGAGAGGGGATTCGAACCCCCACATCCTTCCGGATACAGGTTCCTAAGACCTGCGCGGCTGCCGTTACGCCACTCCCGCCAACTCCCTGAGTTTAGAGTGTCTGGCTTCGGCGGTGTTGAGCCCGGCCTCCTTGAGGATGGTGGAGATCGTGCCGTGACCAACTCGGCATCCGCTGCCAGGCAGATTGCGGAGAATGCCGGACAGTCGCTTCGGTCCGACATCCGGGTGCGCCAGTGCCTGTTCTATTACCGCGTCGCGATGAGCCATCGAACGCCAACTGCGGCTCGGGCGCGGCTTCAACACGCCATCCTGCTCCAGCCTTCGCCGAACCTTGTGCAGGTACGCCGGGGTCCAGCCCCACTGTCGTGCCGCCTCCAGGGCCGTCACCTGCTGTGCGTCGACCCGACCGAACAGGTCGACGAGTTCCGCACGGGTGGCCGGTCGGCGATCGGACCCGGCCGTCCCGCCGTAGCGTCCCTCCCCATCGGTCGGCGGCGCGAGGATGGGGAGGTCGGAGGCCCGTTTTCCC comes from Micromonospora vinacea and encodes:
- a CDS encoding expansin EXLX1 family cellulose-binding protein, encoding MTDGSAVDINIDLDHPPEDRPAPPSGAKPWLIATGVTVLAATLGLTLTLRSGSTPACAAGRTLAAAPPTGNATHSGKATFYDSKGAGGNCSNPAAPANRLYVALGPTEYSAGAACGGFLDVVGPKGTVRVLIMDQCPECEPGHLDLSREAFARIADPVQGLVPVTYRAVVNPPLPGPLTFRIKEGASQWWFAVRVGNHGNPLRSVEVRQGDSDPWQSAARQDYNYWLIASGAGPGPFTIRVTDVYGNRATVGGIRMAPGKVQNSTVRMYTPGGGAGTRRSSASTRPPSNRPAVTPTPTRRPVEVARTSPPATDPPTTSSARANARWCAG
- a CDS encoding GNAT family N-acetyltransferase, with the translated sequence MSLRFVLDPDLTPQLRAEIVDLWVDVSNAGGAVGFVPPVTAADVHVTADPTFAGIADGPDRLLVGYSGDRLAAMLIFGDNRFPLKAHWCVVKRVMVRPDTQGTGYGSALMVEAARLGRAFGYEALHVTVRDGLGLDKFYGRLGYREIGRLPGALRVAPDDDRDEILMWFDLTVAD